The following proteins are co-located in the Palaemon carinicauda isolate YSFRI2023 chromosome 3, ASM3689809v2, whole genome shotgun sequence genome:
- the LOC137635968 gene encoding uncharacterized protein, with amino-acid sequence MNGVRAEILKEAGVTVLEWLERLFDIRFMLSMAPVNWVFTCTVLLYKDSEQRLCRLVTELRVNVGKSRLKVRRCTGRKGGARLNVMLNGKLLEEVDQFKYLGTVTAANGGVESDVCQKMNEGCKVLGAMKEMVKNTRLGMHVKRVLYEKVIVPTVMAGLELWGMLVTQRQKFYVFMMKCLSCKAGVS; translated from the exons atgaatggtgtgagggctgagattttAAAGGAAGCAggtgtgactgtactggaatggttggAGAGATTGTTTGATATacgttttatgttgtcaatggcacCAGTGAACTGGGTGTTTACGTGTACTGTTCtcctatacaaag actcggagcaGAGGCTGTGTCGATTAGTAAcagagttgagagttaatgtgggtaagagtaggctTAAGGTTAGGAGATGCACTGGAAggaagggtggtgctagattgaatgtcatgttgaatggaaaattacttgaggaagtagatcagtttaaatacttgggtaCTGTTACTGCTGCTAATGGTGGAGTAGAATCAGATGTTTGTCAGAaaatgaatgaaggatgtaaagtgttgggggcaatgaaGGAAATGGTTAAGAATACAAGATTGGGGATgcatgtaaaaagagttctgtatgagaaagtgattgtaccaactgtgatggctggattggagttgtggggaatgttaGTGACACAGAGACAaaaattttatgttttcatgatGAAGTGTCTGAGTTgtaaggctggtgtatcttga